In Prochlorococcus marinus XMU1411, one genomic interval encodes:
- a CDS encoding DNA-directed RNA polymerase subunit omega has translation MNISNNGGIDSNDLAKRGESLIRKSTNRYLTTVKIAFRAKQRRFDDFDGLLEESTIKPVQRSIIELSDEQDQPDLLPG, from the coding sequence ATGAACATATCAAATAACGGGGGAATCGATTCAAATGATCTCGCCAAAAGAGGTGAAAGTTTAATAAGAAAATCAACTAACAGATACTTAACGACAGTAAAAATTGCTTTCAGAGCTAAACAAAGGCGTTTTGATGATTTTGATGGACTTTTAGAGGAGTCAACTATTAAACCAGTTCAAAGGTCTATTATTGAATTAAGTGATGAACAAGATCAACCAGATTTACTTCCTGGCTAA
- a CDS encoding Hsp70 family protein → MKENLSGTLAIDLGNTNTVVAFQDEKDSNPILVEMPNITASPGVIPTAVWFEGNSEIIKIGSCALKMKDNSNSDLFFHSNFKRLIGNPSEKITHKNILNPSECGEKFFKVLWANIPQKLEIKRLVLTAPIDTYKGYREWLLNLCKEITVDEIALVDEPTAASLGIKLPFGSKIMTLDIGGSTIDMNIVKIEGGEGKSGPIAELLKFKGNDVSSSSKQKIRCAEIISKVGSKIGGKDLDQWIVDYFIPDNKYSINLLKAEEIKCKLSSSSVKYETKYPIRLFTEGYKEKEFYLSKEIFEKIIIENNLLNHLNSLLKDLLNEARGKFCTTDDLNTIILVGGGTQIPLIKEWIKKNISKIDIKSPPPIESIALGALSMTPGVKIKDILNKGLSIRLLNKRDQKHFWHPIYWKGQTWPTETPLKLVLQASNNNQKIFEIIIGETLKEREYDVIFENGLPKLAEVQSEEEIVKWDKKPLKIELKNKSPVGKDSLKLFFQITKKADLLVRCFDIKDEFLGEYNLGNIY, encoded by the coding sequence ATGAAAGAAAATTTATCTGGAACACTCGCTATTGATTTAGGAAATACCAATACTGTAGTAGCTTTTCAAGATGAAAAAGATAGTAATCCTATTTTAGTTGAAATGCCAAATATTACTGCATCTCCAGGAGTTATTCCTACAGCAGTTTGGTTCGAGGGAAATTCAGAAATAATCAAAATTGGTAGTTGTGCTCTAAAGATGAAGGATAACTCCAATTCTGATTTGTTTTTTCATTCTAATTTCAAAAGATTAATTGGAAATCCAAGTGAAAAAATAACCCATAAAAATATTTTAAATCCCTCTGAATGCGGCGAAAAATTTTTTAAAGTTTTATGGGCAAACATTCCTCAAAAACTTGAAATCAAGAGACTTGTTTTAACTGCACCGATTGATACATATAAGGGTTATAGGGAATGGTTACTTAACCTTTGCAAAGAAATAACTGTTGATGAAATAGCACTAGTTGATGAACCTACTGCAGCAAGTTTAGGGATTAAATTACCATTTGGCTCCAAAATAATGACATTAGATATTGGCGGAAGCACAATCGATATGAATATTGTCAAAATAGAGGGTGGAGAAGGAAAATCTGGACCAATAGCTGAACTATTAAAATTCAAGGGCAATGACGTTAGCTCATCTTCAAAACAAAAAATTAGGTGTGCAGAAATTATCAGCAAAGTAGGCTCAAAAATTGGAGGCAAAGATCTTGATCAATGGATAGTTGATTATTTTATTCCAGATAATAAATATTCAATTAATCTTTTAAAGGCAGAAGAAATAAAATGTAAACTCAGCTCATCTTCAGTCAAATATGAAACGAAATACCCAATAAGATTATTTACTGAAGGATATAAAGAAAAAGAATTTTACTTAAGCAAAGAAATATTTGAGAAAATTATTATAGAGAATAATCTTCTTAATCACCTTAACTCCTTACTTAAAGACTTATTAAATGAAGCAAGAGGTAAATTTTGTACAACTGATGACTTAAATACAATTATTTTGGTTGGAGGTGGTACTCAAATACCATTAATTAAAGAATGGATTAAAAAAAATATTTCAAAAATTGATATAAAGTCACCACCTCCTATTGAATCAATAGCTCTTGGAGCTTTATCCATGACCCCAGGGGTAAAAATTAAAGACATCTTAAATAAAGGATTATCCATAAGATTATTAAATAAAAGAGACCAAAAACACTTCTGGCATCCTATTTATTGGAAAGGTCAAACATGGCCAACTGAAACCCCATTAAAACTAGTCCTTCAAGCTAGTAATAATAATCAAAAAATTTTTGAAATAATTATTGGAGAAACATTAAAAGAGAGAGAATATGATGTAATTTTTGAAAATGGATTACCAAAATTAGCAGAGGTTCAAAGTGAAGAAGAAATTGTAAAATGGGATAAAAAACCACTCAAAATCGAGCTCAAAAATAAATCTCCTGTTGGAAAGGATAGTTTAAAACTGTTCTTCCAAATCACTAAAAAAGCTGATTTATTAGTTAGGTGTTTCGATATTAAAGATGAATTTTTAGGAGAATATAATTTAGGTAATATTTACTAA
- the secG gene encoding preprotein translocase subunit SecG, translating into MIQIVSWIWVFSGILLILLVLLHSPKGDGMGGIAASGSSMFNSASSAEASLNKITWTFLIIFLSLAIILSAGWIS; encoded by the coding sequence ATGATTCAAATTGTTAGTTGGATATGGGTATTTTCTGGAATTCTTCTGATACTTTTAGTTTTACTCCATAGTCCTAAAGGTGATGGAATGGGAGGTATAGCAGCTAGTGGAAGCTCAATGTTCAATAGTGCAAGTAGTGCTGAAGCATCTCTCAACAAAATAACTTGGACTTTTTTAATTATATTTTTGTCATTAGCAATTATTCTAAGTGCTGGTTGGATTTCATAA
- the gpmI gene encoding 2,3-bisphosphoglycerate-independent phosphoglycerate mutase, whose translation MSNISSKNINRINIPQSPVVLAILDGWGYREEISHNAIKSANTPIMDSLWHAYPHTLISASGSDVGLPDGQMGNSEVGHLTIGSGRIIQQELVRITNIVKNNQLNQVHELKEIADSLKKNNSTLHITGLCSDGGVHSHIDHLEGLLKWASDIGLKNVAIHIITDGRDTPAKSATQYLNKIESCIKKFKIGEIASICGRYWIMDRNLLWDRTEKAYANLTDPNLKVTNISPQDYIKNSYEKNITDEFIEPIRISENYLKDGDSLICFNFRPDRARQIIKSLSEKKFSEFKRKVLPSLDLVTFTQYDPNFPVKVAFPPESLNNFIGQIVSENGLKQYRTAETEKYPHVTYFFNGGVEIPLAGEERHLIPSPRVATYDMEPEMSAEELTISCSKAIKSGKYAFVVINFANPDMVGHTGNMNATIKAIETVDKCIGQIVNATGEMGGSILITADHGNAEVMKGSAGEPWTAHTINKVPLILVEGEKRKIPNKGNEIYLRDNAGLADIAPTLLQLLNLPVPKEMTGKTLIKEIELKGYNKVVQHV comes from the coding sequence ATGTCAAACATTAGTAGCAAAAATATAAATAGAATAAATATTCCTCAGAGCCCTGTAGTTCTGGCAATACTAGATGGGTGGGGATATCGAGAAGAAATATCCCACAATGCTATTAAAAGTGCCAATACGCCAATCATGGATTCGTTATGGCATGCATATCCTCATACTTTAATAAGCGCTAGTGGATCTGATGTAGGCCTTCCAGATGGTCAAATGGGTAATTCAGAGGTAGGTCACCTTACTATTGGTTCGGGAAGAATTATTCAGCAAGAACTTGTAAGGATTACAAATATTGTAAAAAACAATCAGTTAAATCAGGTTCATGAGTTAAAGGAAATAGCTGATTCATTAAAGAAAAACAATTCAACTTTACATATCACTGGATTGTGTTCTGATGGAGGCGTACATAGCCATATCGATCACTTAGAAGGTTTATTAAAATGGGCATCTGATATTGGACTTAAAAACGTTGCTATTCATATTATTACTGATGGAAGAGATACTCCAGCAAAAAGTGCAACTCAATATCTTAATAAAATAGAGTCATGCATTAAAAAATTTAAAATAGGCGAAATAGCCTCTATTTGCGGAAGATATTGGATAATGGATAGAAATCTTTTATGGGACAGAACAGAAAAAGCATATGCTAATTTAACTGATCCAAATTTAAAGGTAACAAATATTTCCCCGCAGGATTACATTAAAAATAGTTACGAGAAAAACATTACTGATGAATTTATAGAGCCTATAAGAATATCTGAAAACTATCTTAAAGATGGCGATAGTTTGATTTGCTTTAACTTCCGTCCTGACAGAGCGAGACAAATAATCAAATCCCTTTCAGAGAAAAAATTCTCAGAGTTCAAAAGAAAAGTTCTTCCAAGCTTAGATTTAGTCACTTTTACCCAATATGACCCAAACTTCCCTGTTAAAGTTGCATTTCCGCCTGAATCACTAAATAATTTTATCGGACAAATAGTCTCAGAGAATGGACTTAAGCAATATAGAACAGCAGAAACAGAAAAATATCCTCACGTTACATATTTTTTCAATGGCGGAGTAGAAATTCCTTTAGCAGGAGAGGAAAGACATTTAATTCCATCTCCAAGAGTCGCTACTTATGATATGGAGCCCGAGATGTCAGCAGAAGAATTAACTATTAGTTGTTCTAAAGCGATTAAAAGTGGAAAATATGCTTTTGTAGTAATCAATTTTGCTAATCCTGATATGGTGGGCCATACAGGCAATATGAATGCAACAATTAAAGCTATAGAAACAGTAGATAAATGTATAGGTCAAATAGTGAATGCTACTGGAGAAATGGGTGGAAGCATATTAATAACAGCCGATCATGGTAATGCAGAAGTAATGAAGGGTTCAGCAGGAGAACCATGGACAGCACACACCATAAATAAAGTTCCACTAATTTTAGTTGAGGGCGAAAAAAGAAAAATCCCCAATAAGGGAAATGAGATTTATTTAAGGGATAATGCTGGACTAGCAGATATCGCACCAACTTTATTACAATTATTAAACCTTCCAGTTCCTAAAGAAATGACAGGGAAAACATTAATTAAAGAAATCGAGTTAAAAGGTTATAATAAAGTGGTACAACACGTCTAG
- the pyrR gene encoding bifunctional pyr operon transcriptional regulator/uracil phosphoribosyltransferase PyrR — MSNKTKRIVILNEVELRKTLSRLTSEIIEKVKKLDNLVLVGIPTRGITLAEVLEKELFCKTGVKISKGIIDPTFYRDDQKRVETRLIKATDIPTPIEKQEILLIDDVIYTGRTIRAAIDALYSWGRPKKVMLLVMVDRGHRELPIQPDFCGKKVPTSKNESISLRLNNVDNEEGVFLE, encoded by the coding sequence ATGTCCAATAAAACAAAAAGGATCGTAATTCTTAATGAAGTTGAGTTGAGGAAAACACTTTCGCGTTTAACTTCCGAAATTATTGAAAAAGTAAAAAAATTAGATAACCTTGTTTTGGTTGGTATTCCTACAAGAGGAATTACTCTGGCCGAAGTTCTCGAAAAAGAATTATTCTGTAAGACAGGCGTTAAAATTAGCAAAGGAATAATTGATCCAACTTTTTATAGAGATGATCAAAAAAGAGTTGAAACTCGTCTAATAAAAGCAACTGATATTCCAACTCCTATTGAGAAACAAGAAATTCTCTTAATAGACGATGTGATTTATACAGGGAGAACTATTAGAGCTGCAATTGATGCTCTATATTCATGGGGCAGGCCTAAAAAAGTGATGTTACTAGTCATGGTAGATAGAGGTCATAGAGAATTACCTATTCAACCAGATTTTTGCGGGAAAAAAGTTCCAACTAGTAAAAATGAAAGTATTAGTTTACGTCTTAATAATGTTGATAATGAAGAAGGGGTTTTTCTTGAATAG